In Hymenobacter sublimis, a single genomic region encodes these proteins:
- a CDS encoding ABC transporter permease, with the protein MLLSYLKIAWKVLLRRKFFTFINLFGVSFTLMILLVVMALVDHVVGPNMPEKRIDRMLFVNTIRQQMADDHGWMNMPASLHFVDDYVRKLKTPERIGIMSNIYNATAFVKSGLLPLDIRYTDGEFWRILDFEFLGGRAFTSSEVAQAQPVCVLNETTARNYFGTADVVGRTIEIDLKRYRVSGVVRDVSAAHIASYSDVWVPYSLSPSLARDNRIGGEFMIVLLAPTTAAVAAVREEYQQMMRRVEIPNPKEVRALYSYADSMLASFTRALHFDGGSQTLDKDNMGTFYLICTVLGLMFMLLPALNLVNLNVTRILERSSEIGVRKAFGATGSNLVGQFLVENVVLALVGGLLGLGLAAGALALLNEAHIVAYAQFALSWRVFGWGLLLALVFGLMSGVYPAWKMSRLSPVVALRGSGEQK; encoded by the coding sequence ATGCTTCTTTCCTACCTCAAAATTGCCTGGAAGGTCTTGCTGCGTCGCAAGTTCTTCACCTTCATCAACCTGTTTGGCGTCAGCTTCACGCTGATGATTCTGCTGGTAGTCATGGCCCTGGTGGATCATGTGGTGGGGCCCAACATGCCGGAAAAGCGCATCGACCGCATGTTGTTCGTGAATACTATCCGCCAGCAGATGGCGGACGACCACGGCTGGATGAACATGCCCGCCAGCCTGCATTTCGTGGACGACTACGTGCGCAAGCTCAAAACCCCAGAGAGGATCGGCATCATGTCGAACATCTACAATGCCACGGCTTTCGTCAAGAGTGGCCTACTGCCCCTGGATATCCGCTATACCGACGGCGAGTTTTGGCGCATTTTGGACTTTGAGTTTCTGGGCGGGCGGGCCTTTACCAGCAGCGAGGTGGCCCAGGCTCAGCCGGTGTGCGTCCTCAACGAAACCACGGCCCGCAACTATTTCGGGACGGCCGACGTGGTGGGCCGCACCATCGAAATTGACCTGAAGCGCTACCGCGTGTCGGGCGTGGTGCGCGACGTGTCGGCGGCGCACATTGCTTCCTACTCCGACGTGTGGGTGCCCTACAGCCTGAGCCCCTCGCTGGCGCGCGACAACCGCATCGGGGGGGAGTTTATGATTGTATTGCTGGCGCCCACAACGGCCGCCGTGGCGGCCGTGCGCGAGGAATACCAGCAGATGATGCGGCGGGTAGAAATTCCGAATCCCAAGGAAGTACGGGCCCTGTATTCCTACGCCGACTCCATGCTGGCCAGCTTTACGCGGGCGCTACACTTCGACGGCGGCTCCCAGACGCTGGATAAAGATAACATGGGAACCTTCTACCTGATTTGCACGGTGCTAGGCCTGATGTTTATGCTCTTGCCCGCCCTGAACCTGGTGAACCTGAACGTGACCCGCATTCTGGAGCGCTCCAGCGAGATTGGGGTACGCAAGGCCTTCGGCGCCACGGGCAGCAACCTGGTGGGGCAGTTTCTGGTGGAAAACGTGGTGCTGGCCCTGGTGGGCGGGCTGCTGGGCCTGGGCCTGGCGGCCGGGGCCCTGGCCCTGCTCAACGAGGCTCACATAGTGGCCTACGCGCAGTTTGCCCTGAGCTGGCGGGTATTTGGCTGGGGGCTGCTGCTGGCCTTGGTCTTCGGCCTGATGAGCGGCGTGTACCCGGCCTGGAAGATGTCGCGCCTGAGCCCGGTGGTGGCCCTGCGCGGCAGCGGGGAGCAGAAGTAA
- a CDS encoding ABC transporter permease, with the protein MFRHLFKLIWNRKRNNALLVSEIFFSFVVLFGVGTMLITFGANFLSPHGFDSQQVWRLEIRAGQNETMPRAELDEVLRQVKALPGIRHVALTSGNVPFTFSTNTSEFAYQGRKSGQSNIYDADDRYAQALGLQLREGRWFEKADDGSHYRPVVISQDLREKLFGPEPALGKVFSWVEPGPNPKPEDEFLVTGVVENVRMENDFSAPVPSMWKRLLPFDTTRWETANVVVRVAPGAGGELQEKIARTVAGVTRQWTTMVRVMEDDRLHKRRYTLVPVVGLALVSVFLIVNVALGLFGVLWYNISQRRAEIGLRRAMGATGAAISWQFLGEMLVVTTLGVVLGCLLAAQFPLLGAFSLAPALYLAGMGVAAVAVYLITALCALYPSRLAAAIHPAVALREE; encoded by the coding sequence ATGTTTCGGCACTTGTTTAAACTTATCTGGAACCGCAAGCGCAACAACGCGCTGCTGGTGTCGGAAATCTTCTTCTCCTTCGTGGTGCTGTTTGGGGTCGGTACCATGCTCATCACCTTTGGCGCCAACTTTCTCTCGCCCCACGGCTTCGACTCCCAGCAGGTGTGGCGGCTTGAAATCAGGGCCGGGCAAAACGAGACCATGCCCCGCGCCGAGCTCGACGAGGTGCTGCGCCAGGTGAAGGCGCTGCCGGGCATCCGGCACGTGGCCCTCACCAGCGGCAACGTGCCGTTCACGTTCAGCACCAATACGTCGGAGTTTGCCTACCAGGGGCGAAAGTCGGGGCAATCCAACATTTATGACGCCGATGACCGCTACGCCCAGGCCCTGGGCCTGCAGCTGCGGGAAGGACGCTGGTTTGAGAAGGCCGACGACGGCAGCCACTACCGCCCGGTCGTCATCAGCCAGGACCTGCGCGAAAAGCTGTTCGGCCCCGAGCCCGCGCTGGGAAAAGTCTTTTCCTGGGTGGAGCCCGGCCCCAATCCCAAGCCCGAGGACGAGTTTCTGGTGACGGGCGTGGTAGAGAACGTGCGCATGGAAAACGACTTCAGTGCCCCCGTGCCCTCGATGTGGAAGCGCCTGCTGCCGTTTGACACCACACGCTGGGAAACGGCCAACGTGGTGGTGCGCGTGGCGCCCGGCGCGGGCGGCGAGCTGCAGGAAAAAATAGCCCGCACCGTGGCCGGCGTCACGCGCCAATGGACGACCATGGTGCGCGTGATGGAAGATGACCGCCTGCACAAACGCCGCTACACGCTCGTGCCCGTGGTAGGTCTGGCCCTGGTGAGCGTATTCCTGATTGTGAACGTGGCCCTAGGCCTGTTCGGCGTGCTCTGGTACAACATCAGTCAGCGCCGGGCCGAAATTGGGCTGCGCCGGGCCATGGGCGCCACTGGGGCGGCCATCAGCTGGCAGTTTCTGGGCGAGATGCTGGTGGTAACGACCCTGGGCGTGGTGCTGGGCTGCCTGCTGGCGGCGCAGTTTCCGCTGCTGGGCGCTTTCAGCCTGGCCCCCGCGCTGTACCTGGCCGGCATGGGCGTGGCGGCCGTGGCCGTGTACCTGATTACGGCCCTCTGCGCGCTATACCCCAGCCGGCTGGCGGCCGCCATCCATCCGGCCGTGGCGCTGCGCGAAGAATAG
- a CDS encoding sigma-54-dependent transcriptional regulator, producing MILIADDDLAVRTSLGLLLKQARYATRSVATPAEVLKQVSESPPRLLLLDMNFSLDTSGHDGLQLLAQVKRLVPALPVILITGWGSITLAVEGMKAGAAEFITKPWHNDSLLQTIRTILALHEPDPDADPTAFSRRQLDKQYNFRGIVGQDVRLLQVLRNVGQVAATDASVLIEGESGTGKELIAEAVHQNSQRRRQPFVKVNLGGISASLFESEMFGHRRGAFTDAKTDRVGRFELANGGTIFLDEIGELDLGSQVKLLRVLQDRTYEVLGDSKPRRLDIRVICATNRNLAEMVQQGRFREDLFYRINLITVRLPALRERPQDIPLLVQHFVDGLRATYNRPALKVGTRAQHWLQEQPLPGNIRELKNLVERAVLVSGKDELGPDDFQAQFQRAPARSAEVGELPEPGTITLDELEAQMIRRTLEHYSGNISRVAKALGLSRGALYRRLEKYAIPFDAE from the coding sequence ATGATACTAATTGCCGACGACGACCTGGCCGTGCGCACTTCGCTGGGGCTGCTGCTGAAGCAGGCTCGCTACGCCACGCGCAGCGTAGCTACACCCGCTGAAGTGCTGAAGCAGGTAAGCGAGAGTCCGCCCCGCCTGCTGCTCCTGGACATGAACTTCTCCCTTGACACCAGCGGGCACGACGGCCTGCAGTTGCTAGCTCAGGTAAAGCGTTTGGTGCCGGCCCTGCCCGTGATTCTGATTACCGGCTGGGGTAGCATCACGCTGGCCGTGGAAGGCATGAAGGCCGGCGCCGCCGAGTTTATCACCAAGCCCTGGCACAACGACTCCCTGCTGCAAACCATCCGCACAATTCTAGCCCTGCACGAGCCGGACCCCGACGCCGACCCCACTGCCTTTTCCCGCCGCCAACTCGATAAGCAGTACAATTTCCGCGGAATTGTGGGCCAGGATGTGCGCCTGTTGCAGGTATTGCGCAACGTAGGGCAGGTAGCGGCCACCGATGCTTCCGTGCTCATCGAGGGCGAATCGGGGACGGGCAAGGAGCTGATTGCGGAGGCCGTGCACCAGAACAGCCAACGCCGCCGCCAGCCCTTCGTGAAAGTAAATTTGGGCGGCATTTCGGCCTCTTTGTTTGAAAGCGAGATGTTTGGCCACCGCCGCGGGGCCTTCACTGATGCCAAAACCGACCGGGTGGGCCGTTTTGAGCTAGCTAATGGTGGTACTATTTTCCTGGACGAAATTGGGGAGCTGGACCTCGGTAGCCAGGTAAAGCTGCTGCGGGTGCTGCAAGACCGCACCTACGAGGTGCTCGGCGACAGTAAGCCGCGCCGCCTCGACATCCGGGTTATCTGCGCCACGAACCGCAACCTGGCCGAAATGGTGCAGCAGGGTCGCTTTCGCGAGGATCTGTTTTACCGCATCAACCTGATTACCGTGCGCTTGCCTGCCCTGCGCGAGCGGCCCCAGGACATTCCGCTGCTGGTGCAGCACTTCGTGGATGGGCTGCGCGCTACCTACAACCGCCCGGCCCTGAAGGTAGGCACCCGCGCCCAGCACTGGCTGCAGGAGCAACCCTTGCCCGGCAATATCCGGGAGCTCAAAAACCTGGTGGAGCGCGCCGTGCTGGTCAGTGGCAAGGACGAACTGGGCCCCGATGATTTTCAGGCCCAGTTCCAACGCGCCCCCGCCCGCTCCGCCGAGGTCGGCGAGCTACCCGAGCCCGGCACCATTACCCTCGACGAGCTAGAAGCCCAAATGATTCGCCGCACCCTGGAGCACTACAGCGGCAACATCAGCCGCGTGGCTAAAGCCCTGGGTCTGAGCCGCGGCGCCCTTTACCGTAGGCTGGAAAAATACGCTATTCCGTTTGATGCGGAGTAG